The Panulirus ornatus isolate Po-2019 chromosome 36, ASM3632096v1, whole genome shotgun sequence genomic sequence tgtgtgtgtgtgtgtgtgttcagcctcccgcgcccttcccttttagttgccttccttgacacacagggaatatgtgggaagtattctttctcccctatccccaggggcaaaaaataaatataaatatatatttatttttatatttattatactttgtcgctgtctcccgcgtttgcgaggtagcgcaaggaaacagacgaaagaaatggcccaaccccccccatacacatgtatatacatacgtccacacacgcaaatatacatacctacacagctttccatggtttaccccagacgcttcacatgccttgattcaatccactgacagcacgtcaaccccggtataccacatcgctccaattcactatattccttgccctcctttcaccctcctgcatgttcaggccccgatcacacaaaatctttttcactccatctttccacctccaatttggtctccctcttctcctcgttccctcctcctccgacacatatatcctcttggtcaatctttcctcactcattctctccatgtgaccaaaccatttcaaaacaccctcttctgctctctcaaccatgctctttttatttccacacatctcccttacgttactcactcgatcaaaccacctcacaccagacattgtcctcaaacatctcatttccagcacatccatcctcctgcgcacaactctatccatagcccacgcctcgcgaccatacaacattgttggaaccactattccttcaaacatacccatttttgctttccgagataatgttctcgacttccacacattcttcaaggcccccagaattttcgccccctcccccaccctatgatccacttccacttccatgtttccgtccgctgccagatccactcccagatatctaaaacacttcacttcctccagtttttctccattcaaactcacctcccaattgacttgaccctcaaccctactgtacctaataaccttgctcttattcacatttactcttaactttcttctttcacacactttaccaaactcagtcaccagcttctgcagtttctcacctgaatcagccaccagcgctgtatcatcagcgaacaacaactgactcacttcccaagctctctcatccccaacagacttcatacttgcccctctttccaaaactcttgcatttacctacctaacaaccccatccataaacaaattaaacaaccatggagacatcacacacccctgccgcaaacctacattcactgagaaccaatcactttcctctcttcctacacgtacacatgccttacatcctcaataaaaacttttcactgcttctaacaacttgcctcccacaccatatattcttaataccttccacagagcatctctatcaactctatcatatgccttctccagatccataaatgctacatacaaatccatttgcttttctaagtatttctcacatacattcttcaaagcaaacacctgatccacacatcctctaccacttctcaaaccacactgctcttccccaatctgatgctctgtacatgccttcaccctctcaatcaataccctcccatataatttgccaggaatactcaacaaacttatacctctgtaatttgagcactcactcttatcccctttgcctttgtacaatggcactatgcacgcattctgccaatcctcaggcacctcaccatgagtcatacatacattcaataaccttaccaaccagtcaacaatacagtcacccccttttttaataaattccactgcaataccatccaaacctgcccccttgccggctttcatcttccgcaaagcttttactacctcttctctgtttaccaaatcattttccctaaccctcgcactttgcacaccacctcgaccaaaacaccctatatctgccactctatcatcaaacacattcaacaaaccttcaaaatactcactccacctccttctcacatcaccactacttgttatcacctccccatttgcacccttcactatatatatatatatatatatatctttatttctttcatactattcgccatttcccgcatgagcgaggaagcgttaagaacagaggactgggcctctgaggaaacatcctcatccagcccccttctctgttccttcctttggggaaaaaagaaaaaaaaaaaaaaaaaaaaaggcagaagggaggatttccagccccccgctcccttcccttttagtcgccttctacgacacgcagggaatacgttggaagtattctttcgccatttcccacatcagcatcaAAACATACATTGTAAAATTCTGTGCAGTATGATTCTCTTGTTAAATCCAACATGAATTTTAGCATTCATGACTGATTCTAAAAGAAATGATGAGTAACTCAGCCATGCATTAAGCTATCTGACAGTACCTAGAAAAGAAAGGGAACCAATggtaagaaatatacataaattaCAGTTGTGGTTGGTCTATCTTATTTGAAATTGTTTCCAACATTGCAAAAAGTCAAAAAGAGCGGCAATCTACTGTCCACTACACACAAGGTTAAATCCTATTCTGAATAACAGCCTCTACCAAATACTAATATCAAATGCATTCCTGACTGTATACAAGTCTCTATCTTTATCTAATTGCTCTTGTaaccatatatttttcattctacATTGATTTATTAGTTCAGCGGGCAAAAACCGTAAATCATGTTGCTAAAGCATTCAAGTCAGGTAAATAAagtttttcataaatttttttttctgaatggtagaaaatgaaatacatgcACCATAAAACTATCTAACTGATTTCCGTAACTTTTTTCTCAATCTATTATTACTTTGGGAAAACCTGAAAATTTTACCTTTGAGCTGGCAGTTTCTAAAGCTCCTGAAACCCCAGAAACAAGGAATCCAAGTGATGAAAGACCACTAATGCCATAGTCTACTACATTCTTTACAtcttcattcccatcatcatcactacttgccATATCAGCCCTGATACTGTTCAAGCCTGAGGAAATGAAACTCAAAGATTAATCTCTCTATTCACATAAGGAACAAGCCATTTCCTCTACTCAAATAACAGAAACTCTTGCAGAAATTTTCCCCTGACATTTTAGTTACAAGCCATTCTTAAACCTATACATCTGAAATGTTAAGAGGAAAATCTGAATTCTGCAAGCTGGCTTAGCTGTCATATCAGAGGGAAAAATCAAACTCACACAGCAATAAAAACTTGTGAAATGAACAAGGACTACTGACATTATTGTACTGTGGCAGATGCAAAAGCAGGtactgatgatattaatatcatgCAGTCCTatggctgcactccacacaggccCAGGGAAATGATGACCTTtcacatgtttatggatgggactgtgaaggaggtgaatgtgtgtgttgcaGAAAAAAGTAGGTCTGTAATCTGTCATGGGAGGTGATGCCTGCaaggtgagtcagttactgtttgttgatgacagagcactggtggcaggtttgagtgacaaactgcagaagctggtcttTGAGTCTGGGGGAGTGAGTAAATGGAGAAagttttgtgtacatgtgtttaaaagcaaggtcattatgtttagcagtggagagacaAGTTGGAGTATGATTTTCAACAGAATAAAACCTGAAGAAAGcaggatgttttagatacctgacaATCAGCATTTCAAcaaatgggagctgaagtgagccatggtGTGGATGAAGGGGGATAAAGTCCTGGGTATTTCAAGAAGTGTATGTAAAGAGGGATCACTGTCTATGATACAGTAGTCCTGATAGTGTTTTATAGATGCAAGGCACGGGtcctagatgaaaaaaaaaagaaagtacagaggaggatggatatgttcgAAATAAAATACTCATGGACAGGGTGGCGTGggtgatcaaataagaaatgacagggtaaaagagatgtggtaGTATGTACTATTAGTATAGAATGCAATAATGCCTACTTACCATCTATTTCAATCatccacatatacttacatacatccCTCTCTTTAAACCAAGTATTACCCGTCAACAGACTCACAATACTCCTCAAGTTATTCATTCACACCTCTGGATATCCCATGacctccaattatacccttaactgcctcaCAGCATGCTTTGACATTCCAATCATCCATCATTAGTGCTTAATCCCTCAGGTCAAAAAATGTGATTACAGAAAGCAAACATGGTCAGAGAAGGTGAATGAAGAAATTTCCCTAGGTGTAAACAATGTTAAATCTAAAACCAGTTTACGTTCAACCATGACCACTACATCATTCAACAATGTTTGACTTACTGTCTCCTTTAGCAGGCTCCTGAATTTCTTCCACTGCTTTGTTTGTTACACATCTTTCTTCATGTTTCAACTTCTTTTCATGTTCTGCAATCTCCCTAGCCATTGTTTGAGGGTCTGGTACTCCTAAGCTGCCTTCAACTGTCTCCATTACAGTCTCAACACCACGGCCTACTTCCCGAGTGAAAGTGGAGGCAGCAGAGAAAAGTGTACTGCCCCAACCTCCCCAAGATCCTCCCCATCCTTCATCCCCTCTATCATCTTCTGAAGAAATCTAGTGACAAGTAAAAATGTTAGATGTCAAATCATGATTACTAAAGGACAAAAATTACATAAATACATAAGCATAAACTGATACAGAAAGCACTTACATGCAAACACACAATGATATAATGAAGGCACAATCAAGACTGCACAAATGGTAATGAACTCAACAAACCCTTCATAGTGACCAATAATTCTTATCAACCGTTAAAGAGAATTTGACAGAGGTAGGTAGTGGGAGGGGTGTGAAGATATAGTAATGTTTGTTATAAATATCCTGATAGATCCATCTCTGCTATTATAGAATTTGACATCATGTCATTTCACTTTGAATCAAGCTGTCAATCAATATGAGTTCAGATATTTTTGTTATTGGAACCTAAATTTTCACCAACTCCAAAAAATCTAATTAGATCCATTCATATGGTGAGTACTAAATCTAAAGTGTTTCCATATCACACTGAGCCATGCATCAGCTGATTTAAAAATGCACATTTCTATAGCATTTCAAAGACTTTGGTAATGGTGCAGTAAACATAAATTCACTTACATGTTTCCTCTCATTTTCCTGTGAATGAATTTGCTGCCATCTTTGTTGCTGATCCATCCAATGTTCATCTTTCAGTTTATCCTGCATTATTTCAGAAGCATCATTCTTCTCTTCTAGACCTGTCTTCTGCATCCCTAAGGTACTTTTGgaaaaacttttctctgtttcACTTGAGTATTCTTTTGATGAGATGATACTATCAGAACTAATACCCTCCAAAGTTTTCTTCTCTATTTTTGAACCTAATCTTTTTGCCCCTAATCGTTCCCCAAGCCTTTCACGAGGCTTTTTCATACCTATCTTAGATTCACGGACTGGTTTGGAATTTGAATTGGTCAATGAATCCAGTTCTCTCAACCCtgacttttttcccttttcttcctcaCCCCCTGATTCACCTTTGCTAGAacaactcattttctccatttctttgtcattttttgtgttttcaacttcttcaatttctttttttccctctatttTTGTAATTTCTTCAGTCTCTTTCATTTCCTGTAATTTCTCAACCTCTTCCtttgtctttacatcatcacaCTTTATCATCTTCCCTATATGATCACAGGTGTCCTTTCCATCTTTGGTTGTCttttgtttgtgttcattctCTTCTTGAAATACTGTTTCATTGTTGTGTTCATGTACATGGGAGATATCTCCAACCAAAAGCTCACTGTTTCTGCCTCTCTTCTTTACTCCTCTAAGAatcccttcctcactttcctctttGCAAATGCTCTGGTCAGCATATTCTACAATATCTTCTACAGAATTTGATAAGGCACATTCCTTTgacttttctttatcatttgcaGTACATTTATCCTTGTCTAATGTATCACACTTCTGGGCATCTTCATCATGACTAGGTAACAAGTTTTCATTAGTTAAAATATGATTCTCAGTGTCTTCAATGCTCAAGCCActtactgcttcatgtatttccttatcatcattaattcCACTTACTGCTACATGtatttccttatcatcatcaattcTTTCCTTTCGATCTATCTCCTCCTCATAATGTTTTTCTTGTACCTGAGTTGCTGAGGAAGATTTACCAACATGATTTGCCTTATAATTACCTGTACAGTCTAAATGAATGGATGATCCCTTGTTGTTATGACTTTCACTAATATATGTCTCTTCCTCAAGAAAATTTGCAGTGTGAGGTAATGGTGATGATCTGTCTTTCTGTGATACTGTTGGTGCTTCTTTAATTGGTTGTGAGGATTCAAAATCTTCACAATCAGAGCCTTCATCGGCAGACTGGAATTCATCTTCACTCTCTGATGACATGATTCTGGAAATGAACATGGACAGATACTTTTAAacctggtacatacatacatacagagtgaAATGCAAATACAGTATGCATAAAATTAGATACTATGCAGCAAGACACTATACATTAACTTTACCATAATgagggtaataaaaaaaaaacctccaaatTATGATTATTTGATACCTAAAAATACAGTGGCCAGTGAAAAGGATCAGATTCTTTAACATTCATTCTCAATCAAAGGTAGGTAGCTAGAACAATTTGTCCTTCATCAATGACCTTTCTTTACGAGTATACCATACCTGTCTACCTTTTCATGCCAAAGTTTCTGCCAGAGAAAGAAAGTATCATCAAGGACAGGCCTAAAATGAAACATAAATGagtggaaaaaaggagaaaatactttttataaacaTTATATgtcaagctgtcaatggattgaaccagggcatgtgaagcgtctggggtaaaccatggaaagttctgtggggcctggatgtggaaagggagctgtggtttcagtgcattattacatgacagctagagactgagtgcgaacgaatgtggcctttgttgtttttttcctagcgctacctcgtacacacgaggggggaaggggttgttatttcacgtgtggcggggtggcaaagggaatgaataaagtcagacagtatgaattatgtacatgtgtatatatgtacatgtctgtatgtgtatatatatgtatacgttgagatgtatatgtaagtatatgtgtgtgtgtggacgtgtatgtatatacatgtgtatttgggtgggttgggccatttctttcatctgtttccttgcactaccttgctaatgcgggagacagcaacaaagcaaaataaataaaataaatatatatgtcaaGCCAATGGGATGACAGTTGCTAGGGTGTTAAGATATGCTGTACTAGCACACATTTCCAGGGTGAAGAATAAGTTTTACTTTTTAGGCAAATTAAAAACAAATGTGCTTGCACGAGCAAAAGTTCTGAGGCACCCTCATTATCTCTAAAGAAACAAAAATTCTTTGAACTGCAtgcaaataaataaaagaatgctAAGGTTATTCAAGGTGAAGTTACTACAGGCATGAAAACAAAACAGTTTTTCAAAATTAAGAGAAACATCACTATGAtaagaaaaacaaaggaaaaccaGAATAACAGAAATTCTTAAAGTTTACTTTGACAAAAGAAATATCTAACGGTAGAATAAGAGAGGTTATCACACCTCTTtagaataaaggaatgctttgcctcatgatTACTTTTGTGCCTAGTACTGACTTCAAGCAAAGA encodes the following:
- the LOC139760312 gene encoding uncharacterized protein isoform X2 — protein: MSSESEDEFQSADEGSDCEDFESSQPIKEAPTVSQKDRSSPLPHTANFLEEETYISESHNNKGSSIHLDCTGNYKANHVGKSSSATQVQEKHYEEEIDRKERIDDDKEIHVAVSGINDDKEIHEAVSGLSIEDTENHILTNENLLPSHDEDAQKCDTLDKDKCTANDKEKSKECALSNSVEDIVEYADQSICKEESEEGILRGVKKRGRNSELLVGDISHVHEHNNETVFQEENEHKQKTTKDGKDTCDHIGKMIKCDDVKTKEEVEKLQEMKETEEITKIEGKKEIEEVENTKNDKEMEKMSCSSKGESGGEEEKGKKSGLRELDSLTNSNSKPVRESKIGMKKPRERLGERLGAKRLGSKIEKKTLEGISSDSIISSKEYSSETEKSFSKSTLGMQKTGLEEKNDASEIMQDKLKDEHWMDQQQRWQQIHSQENERKHISSEDDRGDEGWGGSWGGWGSTLFSAASTFTREVGRGVETVMETVEGSLGVPDPQTMAREIAEHEKKLKHEERCVTNKAVEEIQEPAKGDSLNSIRADMASSDDDGNEDVKNVVDYGISGLSSLGFLVSGVSGALETASSKVLLGGLDTLEVIGRKAMNVIQEGDPGLRKKRALLENRKPNLSLILQEARQRAEEESKNQTGDHERESKNLHKPTFYQAWEATEGPVHIEALSLIARQCESKMTSMLQSLPHYLLDKIQAANSEIKIACKLDEDTHFEGDLVEHVTNVLPKAGLPLHFEKINMAWSAVEDTASIIQEAGVVDGPSVEQELFKVLAALVVQLSTVIHKGAELSLITPQADPLTVALRFKELTDAVCGGIEDIADQVCEAITAGASPADPQVNNTITNIYLQALVFEDDVRFKPNFRKKVKHMIDQADELVDWDFIYLGRRKTFPSVDEILVEKSDVLTHVLNSHGTHGYVISLQGAKKLLDSQPLEHLLVVDEYISIIADTYPKIDWLKRFPVRNLNVFSISPLVICQTHFYDDEGFISDTNTKVMGEAKEQVSSATESNLEGKEKHDFGADRLTKDEL
- the LOC139760312 gene encoding uncharacterized protein isoform X3, producing MSSESEDEFQSADEGSDCEDFESSQPIKEAPTVSQKDRSSPLPHTANFLEEETYISESHNNKGSSIHLDCTGNYKANHVGKSSSATQVQEKHYEEEIDRKERIDDDKEIHVAVSGINDDKEIHEAVSGLSIEDTENHILTNENLLPSHDEDAQKCDTLDKDKCTANDKEKSKECALSNSVEDIVEYADQSICKEESEEGILRGVKKRGRNSELLVGDISHVHEHNNETVFQEENEHKQKTTKDGKDTCDHIGKMIKCDDVKTKEEVEKLQEMKETEEITKIEGKKEIEEVENTKNDKEMEKMSCSSKGESGGEEEKGKKSGLRELDSLTNSNSKPVRESKIGMKKPRERLGERLGAKRLGSKIEKKTLEGISSDSIISSKEYSSETEKSFSKSTLGMQKTGLEEKNDASEIMQDKLKDEHWMDQQQRWQQIHSQENERKHISSEDDRGDEGWGGSWGGWGSTLFSAASTFTREVGRGVETVMETVEGSLGVPDPQTMAREIAEHEKKLKHEERCVTNKAVEEIQEPAKGDSLNSIRADMASSDDDGNEDVKNVVDYGISGLSSLGFLVSGVSGALETASSKVLLGGLDTLEVIGRKAMNVIQEGDPGLRKKRALLENRKPNLSLILQEARQRAEEESKNQTGDHERESKNLHKPTFYQAWEATEGPVHIEALSLIARQCESKMTSMLQSLPHYLLDKIQAANSEIKIACKLDEDTHFEGDLVEHVTNVLPKAGLPLHFEKINMAWSAVEDTASIIQEAGVVDGPSVEQELFKVLAALVVQLSTVIHKGAELSLITPQADPLTVALRFKELTDAVCGGIEDIADQVCEAITAGASPADPQVNNTITNIYLQATSGNSYISQSMFFMSSVLQYANTKQMAADVS
- the LOC139760312 gene encoding uncharacterized protein isoform X1, producing MSSESEDEFQSADEGSDCEDFESSQPIKEAPTVSQKDRSSPLPHTANFLEEETYISESHNNKGSSIHLDCTGNYKANHVGKSSSATQVQEKHYEEEIDRKERIDDDKEIHVAVSGINDDKEIHEAVSGLSIEDTENHILTNENLLPSHDEDAQKCDTLDKDKCTANDKEKSKECALSNSVEDIVEYADQSICKEESEEGILRGVKKRGRNSELLVGDISHVHEHNNETVFQEENEHKQKTTKDGKDTCDHIGKMIKCDDVKTKEEVEKLQEMKETEEITKIEGKKEIEEVENTKNDKEMEKMSCSSKGESGGEEEKGKKSGLRELDSLTNSNSKPVRESKIGMKKPRERLGERLGAKRLGSKIEKKTLEGISSDSIISSKEYSSETEKSFSKSTLGMQKTGLEEKNDASEIMQDKLKDEHWMDQQQRWQQIHSQENERKHISSEDDRGDEGWGGSWGGWGSTLFSAASTFTREVGRGVETVMETVEGSLGVPDPQTMAREIAEHEKKLKHEERCVTNKAVEEIQEPAKGDSLNSIRADMASSDDDGNEDVKNVVDYGISGLSSLGFLVSGVSGALETASSKVLLGGLDTLEVIGRKAMNVIQEGDPGLRKKRALLENRKPNLSLILQEARQRAEEESKNQTGDHERESKNLHKPTFYQAWEATEGPVHIEALSLIARQCESKMTSMLQSLPHYLLDKIQAANSEIKIACKLDEDTHFEGDLVEHVTNVLPKAGLPLHFEKINMAWSAVEDTASIIQEAGVVDGPSVEQELFKVLAALVVQLSTVIHKGAELSLITPQADPLTVALRFKELTDAVCGGIEDIADQVCEAITAGASPADPQVNNTITNIYLQALVFEDDVRFKPNFRKKVKHMIDQADELVDWDFIYLGRRKTFPSVDEILVEKSDVLTHVLNSHGTHGYVISLQGAKKLLDSQPLEHLLVVDEYISIIADTYPKTLVFEDDIRFKPNFREKVKLMVGQADELVDWDLIYLGRRKTYKSDDLWVEQSDVLVHVHASLGTHGYVVSLQGAKKLLDSQPLEHLMVVDKYIAIISDTFPKMDWLKRFPVRNLNIYSIFPLLIYQTHFEEDEGYVSDTQISPVLQAEDQTFPTMESNLEGRSEQDFRANGLTKDEL